In the Pungitius pungitius chromosome 5, fPunPun2.1, whole genome shotgun sequence genome, one interval contains:
- the LOC119224883 gene encoding STAM-binding protein-like A — translation MADHNDTSLPPEERVRALTKKGSSVEVNEDVPPRRYFRSGMEMIRMAHIYADEGNIEHAFVLYNKYITLFIEKLPRHRDYKTANIPEKKDTLKKLKDVAFPQAEILKKALLRKFEQDYAQHLVRKRAEQEAQAREQSKRRALDAERERVAEMTRRQREQEQFSAFEEMIRRQELEKERQRVLQEFAAPAAPAADAPLLPGIRGPPPQGPQAAPQSPGEPPGDGDDRRLDRPPPATAAMPTFDRSLKPGSLVSPGNNTTMEDALRQLAVPAELCRSFLRLAEANTSRAVETCGILCGKLTRNAFTVTHVIVPKQCGGPDYCDTENEEELFLIQDQYDLITLGWIHTHPTQTAFLSSVDLHTHCSYQMMLPEAIAIVCSPKFNEIGYFRLTDRGTHEISTCKQKGFHPHSKDPPLFTHAGHINITDDAVSVMDLR, via the exons ATGGCCGACCACAACGACACCAGCCTGCCGCCGGAGGAGCGCGTCCGCGCTCTGACCAAGAAGGGCAGCTCGGTGGAGGTCAACGAGGACGTGCCGCCGCGCCGCTACTTCCGCTCCGGGATGGAGATGATCCGCATGGCTCACATCTACGCCGACGAGGGCAACATCGAGCACGCCTTCGTCctctacaacaaatacatcac TCTCTTTATAGAAAAACTTCCCAGGCATCGGGACTACAAGACGGCCAACATTCCCGAGAAGAAGGACACACTAAAG AAACTGAAGGATGTCGCGTTTCCTCAAGCGGAGATTCTGAAAAAGGCCCTTCTGCGGAAATTTGAGCAAGACTACGCACAGCACCTCGTCAGGAAG AGGGCGGAGCAGGAGGCGCAGGCGCGCGAGCAGTCCAAGCGCCGCGCGCTGGACGCCGAGCGGGAGCGCGTGGCCGAGATGACGCGGCGGCAGCGGGAGCAGGAGCAGTTCAGCGCCTTCGAGGAGATGATCCGCCgccaggagctggagaaggagcgcCAGCGCGTGCTGCAGGAGTTCGCCGCTCCCGCCGCGCCCGCCGCCGACGCGCCGCTCCTCCCGGGCATCCGGGGACCCCCCCCGCAGGGGCCCCAGGCCGCCCCGCAGAGCCCGGGGGAACCGCCCGGCGACGGCGACGACCGCCGGctcgaccgccccccccccgccaccgccGCCATGCCCACCTTCGACCGCTCGCTGAAGCCCGGCTCGCTGGTCAGCCCCGGGAACAACA ccaCCATGGAGGACGCGCTGCGGCAGCTGGCCGTCCCGGCCGAGCTGTGCCGCAGCTTCCTGAGGCTCGCCGAGGCCAACACCAGCCGAGCCGTGGAGACGTGCGGCATCCTGTGTGGCAAACTG ACCAGAAACGCGTTCACCGTGACCCACGTCATCGTACCCAAGCAGTGTGGAGGACCCGACTACTGCGACACCGAAAACGAGGAGGAGCTCTTCCTCATACAGGACCAGTACGATCTCATCACCCTGGGCTGGATACAC ACTCACCCCACGCAGACGGCCTTCTTGTCCAGCGTCGACCTCCACACGCACTGCTCCTACCAGATGATGCTGCCGGAGGCCATCGCCATCGTCTGCTCGCCCAAGTTCAACGA AATCGGCTACTTCCGGCTGACGGATCGAGGAACCCACGAGATCTCCACGTGCAAACAGAAAGGCTTCCACCCGCACAGCAAAGACCCCCCCCTGTTCACG cacgcGGGTCACATCAACATCACCGACGACGCGGTGTCCGTCATGGACCTGCGGTGA
- the LOC119224859 gene encoding zinc-binding protein A33-like, protein MSNSKRLRFDHSDQMAENKVLLESYLSCHVCSETFRYPVSLSCSQSFCSSCLQRFWEQAGNKNCPICKTKSSTDEPAVNLTLKGLADSFAERQKTGSTETEPEKEKEEVVCEDHPEVPYWFCEDEQKAVCPVCEFSLHQSHKVVPLEQAVRNLKDQLRPDLKSLQDKKNKHQQVKETYNEVIELSKKQLVSTERKIRAEFNKLHQFLREEEESRLAALREEEEQKEKTISREMKMIEEQISSLSDSISAVEEDLQKHKVSFLSSYKATQTRARVQSSLTDPQLVSGALTDVAKHLGNLSFRVWEKMKDQVHFSPVILDPNTAEYSLNLSDDLTSVRHGDTEQQLPDNPERFTWYADVLGSEGFSSGKHSWEVEVGDHPLWYVGLVKESVDRKRERGFSPKDGFWCLDHGDGEYTNGAGQTVKVKKSLQRIRVQLDYDMGDVSFYDPEDTTPICTHRDIFTEKLFPYFYIGESDDAKTAEIKIC, encoded by the coding sequence ATGTCCAATTCAAAGAGACTCAGATTTGATCATTCAGACCAAATGGCGGAAAATAAAGTTCTTTTGGAAAGTTACCTGAGCTGCCATGTTTGTTCAGAGACCTTCAGATATCCCGTGTCTTTGAGCTGCAGCCAAAGCTTCTGTTCAAGCTGCCTGCAGCGATTCTGGGAACAAGCTGGAAACAAGAACTGTCCCATTTGTAAAACTAAGTCCTCAACGGATGAACCAGCAGTGAACTTAACGCTGAAGGGACTCGCTGACTCCTTTGCTGAGAGACAGAAAACTGGATCAACTGAGACGGAaccagagaaggagaaagaggaggtggtgtgtgaaGACCATCCAGAAGTCCCTTATTGGTTCTGTGAGGACGAGCAGAAAGCTGTGTGTCCTGTCTGTGAGTTCTCTCTCCACCAGAGTCACAAGGTGGTTCCTCTAGAACAAGCAGTCAGGAACCTGAAGGACCAGTTGAGACCTGACTTGAAGTCTCTGCAGGACAAGaagaacaaacaccaacaagTGAAGGAAACATACAATGAAGTGATTGAACTCTCCAAGAAGCAGCTGGTgtccacagagaggaagatcAGAGCAGAGTTCAACAAGCTCCACCAGTtcctgagagaggaagaggagtccagACTGGCAgctctgagggaggaagaggagcagaaggagaagaccatcagcagagagatgaagatgattgAGGAGCAGATCTCCTCTCTGTCAGACAGCATCTCTGCTGTTGAAGAagacctgcagaaacacaaggtgtcgTTCCTCAGCAGTTATAAAGCCACTCAGACCAGAGCCAGAGTCCAGAGCTCACTGACAGATCCACAGCTGGTCTCAGGAGCTCTGACAGATGTGGCCAAACACCTGGGCAACCTGTCCTTTAGAGtctgggagaagatgaaggaccaGGTCCACTTCAGTCCTGTCATTCTGGACCCAAACACTGCAGAATACAGTCTCAATCTGTCTGATGATCTGACCAGTGTGAGACATGgagacacagagcagcagcttccTGATAATCCAGAGAGATTCACTTGGTATGCAGATGTTCTGGGCTCTGAGGGCTTCAGCTCAGGGAAACAcagctgggaggtggaggtgggagacCATCCTCTATGGTATGTAGGTTTGGTTAAAGAGTCAgttgacaggaagagagagagaggtttttcACCAAAAGATGGATTCTGGTGTTTAGATCATGGCGATGGAGAATACACTAATGGAGCTGGTCAGactgtcaaagtgaagaagagtCTCCAGAGGATCAGAGTCCAGCTGGACTATGACATGGGGGACGTGTCCTTCTACGACCCTGAAGACACGACTCCCATCTGCACTCACAGAGACATtttcactgagaaactcttcCCATATTTTTATATTGGAGAGTCTGATGATGCTAAAACTGCAGAAATCAAGATCTGTTGA